The Methanomethylovorans hollandica DSM 15978 genome includes a region encoding these proteins:
- a CDS encoding dihydroorotase: MPDLLIKNAKIFYDNYLQPAEIVIDEGKVIKIAKEADVIAGEVIDAAGSLVLPAGIDVHVHFREPGLTHKEDWYTGSCAAAAGGIATVVDHPNTIPPTIDKKSFEEKLKLASRKSIVDFGIHGGVTNNIEKLTELWGEGVTAFGEIFMAESTGGLNIDEITLEKALGILNELGAIAVIHAEDDTIRLECEALLKNDMSPSSHSRARPNICEATAVQKVVDLLRKTGARGHICHVSAFESVGVLGRDRYIAREKSLSPITCEVTPHHLFLSTRDWERLGCYGKMNPPLRDRRSVKFLLNSLNDGTIDIVASDHAPHCESEKDMDIKTAPSGVPGVETLMPLMLMAVKKNLLPLGRMVDATSAAPARIFGLDRHSKGRLKVGFDADLIIVDTKKVTTIKGELLHGKVGWTPFEGVEAIFPDITISRGNVIWDGEISAPRGRGNFLPGTGKYMATSGHH; the protein is encoded by the coding sequence ATGCCAGATCTACTTATTAAGAATGCCAAGATATTTTATGACAATTATCTTCAGCCTGCAGAAATAGTAATAGATGAAGGAAAGGTCATCAAGATAGCAAAAGAAGCCGATGTCATAGCTGGTGAGGTAATAGATGCAGCAGGTTCTCTAGTTCTTCCTGCAGGGATAGATGTCCACGTACATTTCAGAGAGCCAGGGCTGACTCACAAAGAAGACTGGTATACTGGCTCATGTGCTGCAGCGGCAGGCGGTATAGCAACGGTGGTGGACCACCCTAATACTATTCCTCCCACAATTGACAAAAAATCCTTTGAAGAAAAGCTCAAGCTTGCATCTCGTAAATCCATTGTAGATTTTGGTATCCACGGAGGAGTCACAAACAACATTGAAAAATTAACAGAGTTGTGGGGGGAAGGGGTCACAGCATTTGGTGAGATATTTATGGCTGAATCCACCGGGGGTCTAAACATCGATGAGATAACACTTGAAAAGGCCTTAGGAATATTGAATGAATTAGGGGCAATTGCGGTCATTCATGCAGAAGATGATACCATCCGCTTGGAATGTGAGGCTTTATTAAAAAATGATATGTCACCTTCTTCTCATTCAAGAGCAAGGCCTAATATATGCGAGGCTACAGCAGTGCAAAAAGTCGTGGATCTTCTTAGGAAGACCGGTGCAAGAGGTCACATCTGCCATGTTAGTGCTTTTGAGTCTGTGGGTGTGCTAGGCAGAGACAGGTATATTGCACGGGAAAAAAGTCTATCACCTATCACATGTGAGGTCACACCTCATCATCTTTTCCTTTCTACCCGGGATTGGGAAAGACTGGGTTGTTATGGTAAAATGAACCCACCTCTCAGGGACCGCAGAAGTGTGAAGTTTCTCCTGAACTCACTGAATGACGGAACCATAGATATTGTTGCATCAGATCATGCTCCTCATTGTGAAAGTGAAAAAGACATGGACATAAAGACAGCTCCATCAGGAGTTCCAGGAGTGGAAACTTTAATGCCTTTGATGCTCATGGCAGTGAAAAAGAATCTTCTTCCGCTGGGGCGTATGGTAGATGCCACAAGTGCTGCTCCAGCCAGGATATTTGGTCTGGACAGGCATTCTAAAGGCAGGTTAAAAGTAGGTTTTGATGCTGACCTCATTATTGTGGACACAAAAAAGGTTACTACTATAAAAGGCGAACTTTTGCATGGAAAGGTGGGCTGGACTCCCTTTGAAGGGGTTGAAGCTATCTTCCCCGATATTACGATATCAAGGGGTAATGTTATATGGGATGGCGAGATATCGGCCCCCCGTGGGCGAGGAAATTTCTTGCCCGGAACAGGAAAGTACATGGCAACTAGTGGCCATCATTGA
- a CDS encoding RAD55 family ATPase, whose amino-acid sequence MKSKFAIHTTLSSDAIKVLERYEKDLGAKNVVLEKALLNLDNSRFKAKLDTQNIDRLLKRVPTGVPGLDEFLEGGFPKGFSIIVTGPPGTGKTTFCMQFLMEGAKNSERCIFFSFEERAQQLVQHFMRFGWDIGKYIDDGYLEVFGISMLTSEEMIEIIESHKPDRVVFDSLNVFTAPDEFRRSTSWRALHRLLKKEKITSLLVTEKTHGIEEKHFDDYDFLGDGIVFLDFIQTNDIDTTPMPVMAIQKMRATCIERTPQPFRFTATGIAKYRALNIPQKILQDKIDQRRTERDLGIV is encoded by the coding sequence ATGAAATCCAAGTTCGCTATTCATACTACTCTAAGCAGCGATGCTATTAAGGTTCTTGAAAGATATGAGAAGGACCTAGGTGCTAAAAACGTAGTATTAGAGAAAGCTTTACTCAATCTGGATAACAGTCGATTCAAGGCTAAACTTGATACACAAAACATTGACAGGTTACTCAAAAGAGTTCCTACTGGAGTACCTGGATTGGACGAATTTCTTGAGGGAGGTTTCCCAAAGGGTTTTTCAATTATAGTAACAGGACCTCCAGGGACAGGTAAAACTACTTTTTGTATGCAATTCCTAATGGAAGGTGCAAAGAATAGTGAGCGATGCATTTTCTTCTCATTCGAAGAAAGGGCTCAGCAGCTAGTACAACATTTCATGAGATTTGGCTGGGACATAGGTAAGTATATTGATGATGGCTATCTGGAGGTTTTCGGTATATCTATGCTCACTTCTGAAGAGATGATCGAAATTATCGAATCCCATAAACCTGATAGGGTTGTATTTGATTCTCTTAATGTATTTACGGCTCCTGATGAGTTCAGGAGGTCAACCTCATGGCGTGCTCTGCACAGATTGCTTAAAAAGGAGAAGATAACTTCATTGTTGGTAACCGAAAAGACGCATGGCATAGAGGAAAAACATTTTGATGACTATGATTTTCTGGGAGATGGCATTGTTTTCCTTGATTTCATTCAGACAAACGATATCGATACTACTCCAATGCCTGTAATGGCAATACAGAAAATGAGGGCTACGTGCATAGAGCGCACTCCACAACCTTTTAGGTTCACTGCTACAGGCATTGCTAAATACCGAGCATTAAACATTCCTCAAAAGATCTTACAAGACAAAATAGATCAGCGTCGTACGGAACGGGATTTAGGTATAGTATGA
- a CDS encoding DUF1614 domain-containing protein produces MIAIFGSILLPIAILCYENKISIGSITSFPLFVMLLLMLVTRNIEIPITSMRTRKAELLSQNALVLEKIYSVPVSEELITPKERVFDTKLTINFAGVIIPLVAVVYLLITGPITESLEIALIITVITFLASEMIDGVGIEIPDYIGIIAFPLALILSPNNADSVIFTSSILGILAGYIASLLTLDGEKNGSAYISIGGTGSFKAIYVVALISSLISYYT; encoded by the coding sequence ATGATCGCAATATTCGGATCGATACTGCTACCTATAGCTATCCTCTGTTATGAGAACAAGATAAGCATTGGTTCCATAACCTCTTTTCCACTTTTTGTCATGCTTCTCCTCATGTTGGTCACAAGAAACATAGAAATACCAATAACCAGCATGCGCACTAGAAAAGCCGAGCTCCTTTCCCAGAATGCTCTTGTTCTAGAAAAAATATACAGTGTGCCCGTATCAGAAGAACTCATAACTCCTAAAGAAAGAGTATTTGATACAAAATTGACTATAAATTTTGCAGGGGTGATTATCCCCTTAGTAGCTGTTGTATACTTGCTGATAACAGGACCAATCACCGAATCCTTAGAAATTGCCCTGATAATCACTGTGATCACATTTCTTGCATCAGAGATGATAGATGGAGTTGGGATAGAGATACCCGACTATATCGGAATAATAGCATTCCCCCTTGCATTAATACTTTCTCCAAATAATGCAGACAGCGTTATCTTCACTTCAAGCATATTAGGAATACTGGCAGGATATATAGCTTCTCTGCTAACGCTAGATGGGGAAAAAAATGGAAGTGCATATATTAGCATAGGAGGTACGGGAAGCTTTAAAGCTATTTATGTTGTAGCGTTGATATCAAGCCTCATATCATACTATACCTAA
- a CDS encoding KH domain-containing protein: MTHIKVPQDRIGAIIGPKGEVKTLIEQLSTATIAIDSENGTVEIIPGEDPIQSMRAPDVIQAIARGFNPEKAMVLMDDEMMMLETIDLSNSAGTPQEMIRLKGRIIGKAGKTREIMESMIGVKISVYGKTVSVLGTPEQNQIIRTAIEMLIGGATHGQVYGLLEKKKQMLIRSQL; this comes from the coding sequence ATGACTCACATTAAAGTACCACAGGACAGAATAGGAGCAATAATCGGCCCAAAGGGAGAGGTCAAAACCCTCATAGAGCAATTATCAACAGCTACTATAGCCATTGATAGTGAGAACGGTACTGTGGAGATAATACCCGGGGAAGACCCTATTCAATCTATGAGAGCACCGGATGTCATCCAAGCCATAGCTAGAGGGTTCAACCCAGAAAAAGCCATGGTATTGATGGATGATGAGATGATGATGCTTGAAACCATAGATCTGTCAAATTCTGCAGGTACCCCCCAAGAGATGATACGTCTAAAGGGTCGTATCATAGGAAAGGCCGGAAAGACTAGAGAGATAATGGAAAGCATGATTGGCGTAAAAATTTCCGTTTATGGAAAAACTGTAAGTGTCTTAGGTACCCCTGAACAGAATCAAATAATTAGAACCGCCATCGAGATGTTGATAGGTGGTGCAACCCACGGCCAGGTATATGGACTCCTGGAAAAGAAAAAACAAATGTTGATTCGATCTCAACTTTAG
- a CDS encoding serine protein kinase RIO produces the protein MKKAIEDQIKTMDTLVDSGRIKKKDSEKTKVTENVFDEATLKALYTLSNKGIIEALGGSISTGKEANVFLADGREDSLAVKIYRINSSTFNSMEDYILGDPRFRDIRHTKKEIVFAWTKKEYRNLLRAHEVGIKVPKPVLTERNILVMEFAGKDEKPYPLLKDVQLEEATAKKVYDILRDYIKRLYMDAELIHADLSEYNVLIETEEMEPILIDMGQSVTPEHPKADQFLRRDIQNIVRYFKKYGIKSDENEFYTFVTKDKKEHNHDSH, from the coding sequence ATGAAAAAAGCTATCGAAGACCAAATCAAAACCATGGACACGCTAGTTGATAGCGGCAGGATCAAAAAGAAAGATAGCGAAAAGACAAAAGTCACTGAAAATGTTTTTGATGAAGCAACATTAAAAGCATTATACACACTTTCCAACAAAGGTATAATAGAAGCTTTAGGAGGGTCTATAAGCACAGGAAAAGAAGCGAATGTATTCCTAGCAGATGGCCGGGAAGATAGCCTTGCAGTCAAAATATATCGTATCAATTCCAGTACTTTCAACTCAATGGAAGATTATATACTGGGAGACCCACGCTTCAGAGACATACGACATACAAAAAAAGAGATAGTTTTTGCCTGGACAAAAAAAGAATACCGCAATCTACTACGAGCACATGAAGTAGGGATAAAGGTCCCAAAGCCTGTCTTAACTGAGAGGAATATACTTGTAATGGAATTTGCTGGAAAGGACGAAAAACCATATCCGCTCTTAAAAGACGTGCAACTGGAAGAGGCAACTGCCAAAAAAGTATATGATATACTCAGGGACTATATTAAAAGGCTCTATATGGATGCAGAACTTATACACGCAGACCTGAGTGAATATAACGTGCTAATTGAGACCGAAGAAATGGAGCCGATATTGATAGACATGGGACAGTCAGTAACTCCTGAACACCCAAAGGCTGACCAATTCCTGCGCAGGGATATCCAGAACATTGTACGTTATTTTAAAAAATACGGAATAAAATCCGATGAAAATGAATTTTATACATTCGTGACAAAAGATAAAAAGGAGCATAACCATGACTCACATTAA
- the eif1A gene encoding translation initiation factor eIF-1A has product MKLSPNSSDFENPESSTTRVRTPRKDQGEVLAVVENMLGANRVKLRCMDGVVRMGRIPGSMKKKTWIREGDIVIAVPWDFQDTKADVIWKYTRPQVNWLERKGFLKSR; this is encoded by the coding sequence ATCAAACTGTCACCTAATAGCAGCGATTTCGAAAACCCTGAAAGCAGCACAACCAGAGTGCGTACACCTCGTAAGGACCAAGGAGAGGTATTGGCTGTAGTAGAGAATATGCTTGGTGCTAATCGGGTGAAACTTAGGTGTATGGACGGTGTTGTAAGAATGGGGAGGATCCCAGGTTCGATGAAGAAAAAAACATGGATAAGAGAGGGAGATATAGTCATAGCTGTACCCTGGGATTTTCAAGACACTAAGGCAGACGTCATATGGAAGTATACACGCCCACAGGTTAACTGGCTTGAACGCAAAGGATTTTTAAAGAGCCGATAA
- the tgtA gene encoding tRNA guanosine(15) transglycosylase TgtA produces MTSRFEILHKDAAGRIGKLTTAHGVVETPTVMPVINPNIQTIKPSEMRDFGAQMLITNSYIIYRKEELREKALKDGLHSLLDFDGPIMTDSGSFQLSVYGEVEVSNEQIVEFQQKIGSDIGVPLDIPTPPNVTREQAESELETTIQRLKAARDLVKDGMLLAGPVQGSSYPDLREQCASTLSKVGFDVYPFGAVVPLMETYRYADLVDVIIAAKKGLDPSAPVHLFGAGHPMMFALAVSLGCDLFDSAAYALYAKDRRYITTTGTYHVDKLQYLPCSCPICVSRTAEQLKKASNCQDLLARHNLYVTFEEIRHIKQSIKEGNLLELVEQRCRAHPRLLSALKQMYRYSDWLEQHDPASKSTFFYCGPESSKRPEILRFSRRLDRFSLKGKALIRASPTRIDSEFDHVLIFRPPFGAFPQELSEIYPFNTESVHNPDYESLEEAYMNVLELIGLNPHVEFTFMIADRFEHPLIEKLKHLATII; encoded by the coding sequence ATGACATCCAGATTCGAAATATTACATAAGGATGCTGCAGGGCGTATAGGTAAACTCACTACTGCCCATGGTGTAGTGGAAACTCCTACTGTTATGCCTGTTATCAATCCCAATATACAGACCATTAAGCCTTCAGAAATGCGAGATTTCGGGGCTCAAATGCTCATCACTAATTCTTATATCATCTACCGTAAGGAAGAGTTGCGTGAGAAAGCTCTTAAGGATGGCCTGCATTCCCTGCTGGACTTTGATGGTCCTATTATGACCGATTCGGGCTCCTTCCAATTATCAGTATATGGTGAGGTAGAAGTGAGCAACGAGCAAATTGTGGAGTTCCAGCAGAAGATTGGTTCGGATATAGGTGTTCCTCTGGATATTCCCACACCTCCTAATGTCACAAGAGAGCAAGCAGAATCTGAACTTGAGACTACTATCCAACGGCTCAAAGCAGCGAGAGATCTGGTTAAGGATGGCATGTTACTTGCAGGCCCAGTTCAAGGTTCAAGTTATCCGGATCTGCGTGAACAATGTGCGAGTACCCTCTCAAAAGTGGGCTTTGATGTATATCCATTTGGGGCGGTCGTACCTCTCATGGAAACATACCGCTATGCAGATCTGGTCGATGTCATCATTGCTGCCAAAAAAGGATTGGACCCTTCTGCACCGGTCCATCTATTTGGAGCGGGTCATCCAATGATGTTTGCTCTTGCAGTATCTCTTGGGTGTGATTTGTTCGATTCTGCAGCTTATGCTCTTTATGCTAAGGATAGGAGATACATCACTACTACAGGTACATATCATGTGGATAAGCTCCAATATCTTCCATGCTCCTGTCCTATATGCGTGTCTCGTACAGCTGAACAACTCAAAAAAGCATCTAATTGTCAGGACCTTCTAGCCCGGCATAACCTCTATGTAACGTTTGAAGAAATACGTCATATAAAGCAATCTATTAAAGAAGGCAACTTGCTGGAACTTGTTGAACAAAGATGCCGTGCGCATCCGAGATTGCTTTCAGCCTTGAAGCAGATGTATAGGTATTCTGATTGGCTTGAACAGCACGATCCTGCATCCAAATCCACATTTTTCTACTGTGGACCTGAGTCCTCTAAGCGTCCTGAAATTCTGAGGTTCTCCCGCAGGTTAGACCGTTTCTCGCTTAAAGGCAAAGCTTTGATCAGAGCTTCACCTACTCGCATCGACTCTGAATTTGATCATGTGCTCATATTCAGGCCACCATTTGGTGCATTTCCTCAGGAACTCTCTGAGATATATCCATTCAATACAGAATCTGTTCATAATCCTGATTATGAATCTCTTGAAGAGGCATATATGAATGTCCTCGAGCTTATTGGATTAAATCCTCATGTAGAATTCACATTCATGATCGCAGACCGGTTTGAGCATCCTCTTATCGAGAAATTGAAGCATTTAGCAACTATTATTTAA
- a CDS encoding UbiA prenyltransferase family protein, which produces MVSISDSKTTHPFIELLRPEIADMDLALPAASALLASYLATGSLPPIFSFVIAVIGGYAAITSSYVYNDCCDVDIDSINLPNRPLPSRELSKQKALKYALFLGLIASAAALILNPESFVVLIVAVLIISIYSSVAKRTTFLSFIPVGIAYGLVPIGVWLAFDPAGVLKQPDYGAILPLPAIFLGLMMCFTDWGFTLSGVARDVEGDRSRGAPTLPVTFGVPVTSIFVFIMWIVGVFASIAIGITAHLGPVFFIGAILAGLWMLSQSFDFIQNPTPQRGGRLFLQGSRYRGIMFGSLIVDVLLLVLSTTYASILWW; this is translated from the coding sequence TTGGTTTCAATCTCAGATTCAAAGACTACTCATCCGTTCATTGAATTGCTAAGACCGGAAATTGCAGATATGGACCTCGCCTTACCAGCAGCAAGTGCATTGCTGGCTTCTTATCTTGCAACAGGTTCTCTACCCCCTATTTTCTCATTTGTTATTGCAGTAATAGGAGGGTATGCAGCCATTACAAGCTCATATGTGTATAATGATTGCTGTGATGTAGACATTGATTCTATAAACCTTCCAAATAGGCCTCTTCCATCCAGAGAACTCAGTAAGCAAAAGGCTCTGAAATACGCTTTATTTCTTGGATTGATAGCATCAGCAGCTGCATTGATCCTCAATCCTGAATCATTTGTTGTGCTTATTGTAGCAGTACTAATCATTAGTATATATTCAAGTGTGGCCAAAAGGACCACTTTCTTAAGTTTCATTCCTGTAGGAATTGCTTATGGACTTGTACCCATTGGTGTATGGCTGGCATTTGATCCAGCAGGGGTACTTAAACAGCCCGACTACGGTGCCATTTTACCTCTTCCTGCCATTTTCCTGGGTCTCATGATGTGTTTCACTGATTGGGGATTTACGCTATCTGGTGTGGCAAGGGATGTAGAAGGAGACCGTTCACGTGGTGCACCCACCCTTCCTGTAACATTTGGTGTGCCTGTAACATCCATATTCGTGTTTATCATGTGGATCGTAGGGGTTTTTGCTTCCATTGCAATAGGCATCACTGCTCATCTTGGGCCAGTGTTTTTTATTGGTGCTATTCTTGCGGGTTTATGGATGTTGTCACAGTCTTTTGATTTCATCCAAAATCCAACTCCTCAAAGAGGTGGCCGCCTCTTCCTTCAGGGCTCACGTTACAGGGGCATCATGTTCGGGTCACTTATAGTTGATGTACTGCTACTGGTATTATCAACCACTTACGCTTCAATATTATGGTGGTAA
- a CDS encoding NAD(P)/FAD-dependent oxidoreductase, with protein MDADIIVIGASPAGLMAARNAALKGTNVILIDRKEAIGNPTHPANTFFKGMFDKTGETVDQSYVIKNLKGAHIVAPSGSEVVVESPAYFLDRRKFDEYYAQQVLKAGVDIRTGTEALNAIRNEGIFSLSTNKGMLKSKIIIVSDGINSRIAGLLGMKPIKYPGDIAWSMEAEIEAPGIGEPDMFEYYVGNHAPGWKSTYSPCGGDRATLGVYVRRHGKDVSSFFDTWVERFKKINGLEELSITHRSVGGDPIAAIPGDIVGEGVMITGGSAAQSGIGYGMHAGQMCGDVAADAIAKNDVSARFLSEYRKRWNKEYRNEYYLGRMALETLRKMTDKEIDSMMQVFEGEDLSFIQGAPLNKAIHAAMFMLRKKPSSLLAYRAALRRK; from the coding sequence ATGGATGCAGATATTATAGTAATTGGTGCCTCTCCGGCAGGTCTCATGGCTGCTCGTAATGCTGCCTTAAAGGGCACAAATGTTATTCTGATCGACAGGAAAGAGGCAATCGGCAATCCCACTCATCCTGCAAACACTTTCTTCAAAGGGATGTTCGACAAGACAGGTGAAACCGTTGACCAGAGCTATGTGATAAAGAATCTCAAAGGTGCACATATAGTGGCTCCTTCAGGTAGCGAGGTTGTTGTAGAAAGCCCGGCGTATTTCCTGGATCGCAGGAAGTTCGATGAATACTATGCACAGCAGGTGCTCAAAGCAGGTGTTGATATTCGCACGGGAACAGAAGCTCTAAATGCCATCCGCAATGAAGGCATATTTTCCCTAAGTACAAATAAAGGAATGCTGAAGTCTAAGATCATCATAGTCTCAGATGGTATAAATTCCAGAATAGCAGGGCTCTTGGGTATGAAACCCATCAAATATCCTGGGGATATAGCATGGTCTATGGAAGCCGAGATAGAGGCTCCAGGTATTGGAGAACCTGACATGTTCGAATATTATGTAGGAAACCATGCCCCAGGGTGGAAATCAACATATTCACCTTGTGGCGGTGATCGCGCAACTTTGGGAGTGTATGTGCGCAGGCATGGTAAGGATGTCTCATCTTTCTTTGATACGTGGGTGGAGCGTTTCAAGAAAATAAATGGCTTGGAAGAGCTATCCATTACCCATAGGTCAGTGGGGGGAGATCCTATAGCTGCCATTCCCGGAGATATAGTAGGTGAAGGAGTTATGATCACGGGAGGCTCTGCTGCCCAGTCAGGCATAGGATATGGGATGCATGCTGGGCAGATGTGTGGTGATGTGGCAGCAGATGCCATTGCAAAGAATGATGTTTCTGCCAGGTTCCTGTCAGAGTACAGAAAACGCTGGAACAAGGAGTACAGAAATGAGTATTATCTGGGTCGTATGGCACTTGAGACTCTGCGCAAGATGACAGACAAAGAAATAGATTCCATGATGCAGGTATTTGAGGGTGAGGATCTTTCTTTCATTCAAGGTGCCCCCTTAAATAAGGCAATACATGCAGCAATGTTCATGCTCAGGAAAAAGCCATCTTCATTGCTTGCCTACAGGGCAGCATTGAGAAGGAAGTGA
- a CDS encoding radical SAM/SPASM domain-containing protein, protein MSKYYFYRNPLFKVYATVQNGLVKMDTEGLVSPFFSPMVKGLMQMFDGTKPSLVEADRLIYSTWMPPIPSKPFDRLVSSQMGNMRGKYIPEQLTISITEDCPNKCLHCALPDTKNRAKLEPNVVRSIIDQAQEIGTTLIIFDGGEPLLYVGLEELISHVDQERAIPGLFTSGVGFTAERAQSLKEAGLYTLSVSLDSPHEEGHDLMRGRSGVFRDAMSAIRNGVEAGLFVNIYVVISPRNIHELDDFYQLAREAGVHEISFFEIVPTGRWIDHTDEVLSAEDRKKFDDFVSSASMSDGPRIFPIPQVVRKMGCFAGRKWLHITPEGNIWPCSCLPLSYGNIHNDSLKSVWKKITKDPSFTGGKCLMRNSEFRHIHLGLND, encoded by the coding sequence ATGAGTAAGTATTATTTTTACAGGAATCCCCTTTTCAAGGTCTATGCAACGGTCCAGAATGGTCTTGTTAAGATGGATACAGAAGGCCTAGTATCTCCTTTTTTCAGCCCGATGGTAAAAGGCCTCATGCAGATGTTCGATGGTACGAAACCTTCTTTAGTGGAGGCTGATAGGCTCATTTATTCCACGTGGATGCCTCCAATACCCAGCAAACCCTTTGATAGGCTGGTATCCAGCCAGATGGGTAACATGAGGGGTAAATATATACCAGAGCAATTGACCATTTCCATTACGGAGGATTGTCCCAATAAATGCCTTCACTGTGCATTGCCTGATACAAAGAATCGTGCAAAGCTGGAGCCAAATGTTGTGAGGTCGATCATCGATCAGGCACAGGAGATAGGTACTACTTTAATTATATTTGACGGAGGAGAACCCTTACTTTATGTGGGTCTGGAAGAGCTGATATCTCATGTGGACCAGGAGCGTGCTATTCCCGGTCTGTTCACTTCAGGTGTGGGTTTTACTGCGGAACGTGCACAAAGCCTCAAAGAGGCTGGCCTATACACGCTTAGTGTGAGCCTGGACAGTCCACATGAAGAGGGTCATGACCTTATGCGTGGCCGTTCCGGTGTTTTCAGAGATGCCATGTCGGCAATACGCAATGGAGTAGAGGCTGGCCTGTTTGTGAATATCTATGTGGTCATCTCTCCGAGGAACATACATGAACTGGACGATTTCTATCAATTGGCTCGAGAAGCAGGTGTACACGAGATATCCTTCTTTGAGATCGTTCCTACTGGTAGATGGATTGACCATACTGATGAAGTGCTATCTGCTGAAGACCGTAAAAAATTCGATGATTTTGTATCCTCTGCCTCTATGAGCGATGGTCCTAGGATATTTCCGATTCCTCAAGTAGTAAGGAAAATGGGTTGTTTTGCCGGGCGCAAATGGCTGCATATAACCCCTGAAGGGAACATATGGCCCTGTTCCTGTCTGCCTTTAAGCTATGGGAATATACATAATGACAGCCTTAAATCAGTATGGAAAAAGATCACTAAAGATCCCTCCTTCACGGGTGGTAAATGCCTGATGCGCAATTCCGAATTCAGACATATCCATCTAGGGCTAAATGACTAA
- a CDS encoding coiled-coil protein: MLKELNEKKTELKRLSEEYKTQRNELNAEASKLAAKRNELNKKTKDLINEAQNYKNLRDENNVMVKEHKDLRDEINNRANEIYAQIDTIRGDNNLAGPSIKDIRKDIDRLEFAQQTEVLSTSKERELVNKITELRKIYNAKKQQLEGNQELKELLTKAQDIRDEASKEHTLLSEYAQKAQEYHDLMIATFKEADKIRAESDGAHKEFVKYQESADEKHKKFIAAQKEIRDIDKEVRKLKKGETDGRREISKADMRKDAEDIFDKFKAGEKLTTENLMALQRSGLL, from the coding sequence ATGTTGAAAGAACTGAACGAGAAGAAGACAGAACTGAAAAGACTGTCTGAGGAATACAAGACACAGCGCAACGAACTCAATGCAGAGGCGAGTAAGCTTGCCGCAAAGCGCAATGAGCTCAACAAGAAGACAAAGGATCTTATTAACGAGGCCCAGAACTACAAGAACCTTCGTGATGAAAACAATGTGATGGTTAAAGAGCACAAGGACCTTAGAGATGAGATCAACAATAGGGCCAACGAGATCTATGCTCAGATAGACACCATACGCGGAGATAATAACCTTGCAGGCCCCTCCATCAAAGACATACGTAAAGACATCGATCGTTTGGAATTTGCCCAGCAGACAGAGGTTCTGAGCACAAGCAAAGAAAGAGAACTGGTAAACAAGATCACAGAGCTGCGAAAGATATACAATGCAAAAAAGCAGCAGCTTGAAGGCAACCAGGAACTAAAGGAACTGCTCACAAAGGCGCAGGATATAAGGGATGAGGCTTCAAAAGAGCATACATTACTTTCTGAGTATGCACAAAAGGCTCAAGAATACCATGACCTTATGATAGCCACCTTTAAGGAAGCTGACAAAATACGTGCAGAATCCGATGGTGCTCACAAGGAATTTGTAAAATACCAGGAAAGCGCAGATGAGAAGCACAAGAAGTTCATCGCTGCCCAGAAAGAGATAAGGGATATTGATAAAGAGGTCCGCAAACTCAAGAAGGGAGAAACTGATGGCAGGAGAGAAATATCCAAGGCCGACATGCGCAAAGATGCCGAAGATATCTTTGATAAGTTCAAGGCTGGAGAAAAGCTCACCACAGAAAATCTCATGGCACTTCAGAGATCTGGACTGTTATAA